From the genome of Nitrosopumilus sp., one region includes:
- the sufB gene encoding Fe-S cluster assembly protein SufB codes for MTTENLDMDYSKYDFKDSTEMYVHLSKKGLSKETVIEISKMKNEPQWMLDFRLRSYEIFMQKPMPTWGGDLSVIDFQNIYYYAKASDKVEKNWDNVPDNVKNTFDKLGIPEAEKKFLAGVGAQYESEVVYHSLREDLAKQGVLFLDTDAALIEHPELFKKYFGKIIPPEDNKFAALNSAVWSGGSFIYVPPGVHIDMPLQAYFRINAENIGQFERTLIIVDEGAEVHYIEGCTAPVYSSESLHSAVVELVALKDAKLRYTTIQNWSADVYNLVTKRAYAHEGATVEWIDGNIGSKLTMKYPGVYLMGERAYGETLSIAFAGKGQHQDTGAKMVHLSPNTTSKVTSKSVSRMDGRSTYRGMLHVAKGATGVKSTVRCDALLLDDTSKTDTYPYMEINQEDVTITHEATVGKIGDEQIFYLMSRGFNEEEALSLIVNGFMEPFTKELPMEYAVELNRLIKLEMDDSVG; via the coding sequence ATGACAACTGAAAATCTAGATATGGATTATTCAAAATATGATTTTAAGGACTCTACAGAAATGTATGTCCACCTTAGCAAGAAAGGCCTGTCTAAGGAAACTGTAATAGAAATCAGTAAAATGAAAAATGAACCACAATGGATGCTTGATTTCAGATTACGTTCTTATGAGATTTTTATGCAAAAACCCATGCCAACTTGGGGAGGGGATCTAAGCGTAATTGATTTCCAAAATATTTATTATTATGCAAAAGCATCTGATAAAGTAGAAAAGAACTGGGATAATGTTCCAGACAATGTTAAAAACACTTTCGACAAACTAGGAATTCCAGAAGCTGAGAAGAAATTCTTAGCAGGTGTAGGTGCACAATATGAGTCTGAAGTTGTATATCATAGTCTGAGAGAAGATTTGGCAAAACAAGGTGTTCTCTTTTTAGATACTGATGCAGCTCTTATTGAACATCCAGAATTATTCAAGAAATACTTTGGTAAGATTATTCCTCCGGAGGATAACAAATTTGCAGCATTGAATAGTGCCGTATGGAGTGGCGGTTCTTTCATCTATGTTCCACCAGGTGTTCATATTGATATGCCTCTACAAGCATACTTTAGAATTAATGCTGAAAACATTGGTCAGTTTGAAAGAACGTTGATCATTGTTGATGAAGGTGCAGAAGTACATTACATTGAAGGTTGTACTGCACCTGTCTATTCTTCAGAATCACTACACTCTGCAGTTGTAGAATTAGTTGCACTCAAAGATGCAAAATTAAGATACACGACAATTCAAAATTGGAGTGCTGATGTTTACAATCTTGTAACAAAACGTGCTTATGCACATGAGGGTGCAACCGTAGAATGGATTGATGGAAATATTGGTAGCAAACTAACAATGAAGTATCCTGGAGTCTATCTGATGGGTGAAAGAGCCTATGGTGAGACCCTCTCTATTGCATTTGCAGGCAAAGGACAGCATCAAGACACTGGTGCTAAAATGGTTCATCTTTCACCAAATACAACCTCAAAGGTCACATCCAAATCTGTAAGCAGAATGGATGGACGTTCTACCTATAGGGGAATGCTACATGTGGCAAAAGGTGCCACCGGTGTAAAATCCACTGTAAGATGTGATGCATTACTATTAGATGATACATCTAAGACTGATACGTATCCGTACATGGAGATCAATCAGGAAGATGTGACAATCACTCACGAAGCAACCGTCGGAAAAATTGGTGATGAGCAAATCTTCTATCTTATGAGTAGAGGATTTAATGAGGAAGAGGCATTGTCTCTAATCGTAAATGGCTTCATGGAGCCATTTACAAAAGAATTGCCAATGGAGTATGCTGTTGAATTAAACAGACTCATCAAACTAGAGATGGATGACTCGGTAGGATAA
- the sufD gene encoding Fe-S cluster assembly protein SufD: MSQETLSKLNTSLIDEISLSRNEPDWLKDYRKNSLSIYDGLPIELSPLYNKYTDAKKMDPEKIFLSTSTTETIPSFLTKRLGELENEICIIQIGTNIHKINLPDELKSKGLVVSSISDAIKNNFELVKKAFEASNSKDDKFTALNNAAFNSGIFIHIPRNLIVDKPIHFLTCLSEDGHSTISRNVIFADENSKTTLVQELYSPNIQTQQAYLELMNTTLGANAQLDVTTLQMIDQHAVAFSTRRTDLAKDSKVNWYSGIFGSMLSRYKIEYFLNGTGASCNDSEVIFGNNEQSFDIQTNVNHESPATEGRVVEKSILRNKSKSLFKGMIRIKENAPKSNSFLSGRSILLDKDAKSDAIPGLEIFTNDVKATHSASVAQIDEEQIFYLKSRCLTQAESERIIVEGFLEPLSRKMSIQVRAWIAYLIESKWENRELTINTDEELAKFVEIEEIRYNENSEIEQHYKYR, from the coding sequence ATGTCTCAAGAAACTCTTTCAAAACTCAACACAAGTCTCATTGATGAGATCTCCTTGTCAAGGAATGAACCTGATTGGCTAAAGGATTACAGAAAAAACTCGTTGTCAATTTATGACGGTCTGCCAATCGAATTATCTCCTCTATACAATAAATACACTGATGCAAAAAAGATGGATCCTGAAAAAATATTCCTCTCCACATCCACAACAGAAACTATTCCCAGTTTTTTGACAAAGCGGTTGGGTGAACTAGAAAATGAGATCTGCATTATTCAAATTGGAACCAATATTCACAAAATCAATCTGCCTGATGAACTAAAATCAAAGGGATTAGTGGTTTCTTCAATCTCTGATGCAATAAAAAATAATTTTGAACTTGTAAAGAAGGCATTTGAGGCTTCAAACTCCAAAGATGATAAATTTACAGCACTAAATAATGCGGCCTTTAATTCTGGAATATTCATTCACATTCCTCGTAATTTGATTGTAGACAAACCGATTCATTTCCTAACTTGTCTATCTGAAGACGGTCATTCTACAATTTCAAGAAATGTCATCTTTGCAGATGAGAATAGCAAGACTACACTTGTTCAAGAACTGTATTCTCCAAATATACAAACACAACAAGCATACCTCGAATTGATGAATACAACTCTTGGAGCAAATGCACAACTAGATGTTACCACTTTGCAAATGATTGATCAGCATGCTGTAGCCTTTTCAACGAGAAGAACCGATTTGGCCAAGGATTCCAAAGTCAATTGGTATTCTGGAATATTTGGCTCAATGCTGTCAAGATACAAAATTGAATACTTCCTTAATGGGACCGGTGCATCATGTAATGATTCTGAGGTAATTTTTGGAAATAATGAGCAGTCATTTGACATTCAAACTAATGTCAACCATGAAAGTCCCGCAACTGAGGGCAGAGTAGTTGAAAAGTCTATTCTTAGAAATAAATCAAAATCTCTCTTCAAGGGAATGATTAGGATTAAAGAGAATGCTCCGAAATCAAATTCCTTTTTGTCTGGTCGTTCAATTCTATTGGACAAGGATGCAAAATCTGATGCTATTCCGGGATTAGAAATTTTCACTAATGATGTAAAGGCTACCCACTCTGCATCTGTTGCACAAATTGATGAAGAACAAATCTTCTATTTGAAGAGCAGATGTCTTACTCAGGCAGAATCTGAGAGAATAATTGTTGAAGGATTCTTGGAACCTCTTTCAAGAAAGATGTCCATTCAAGTAAGAGCATGGATTGCGTATCTTATTGAATCCAAATGGGAAAATCGAGAACTTACGATTAACACTGATGAAGAACTAGCAAAGTTTGTTGAAATCGAGGAAATTCGCTACAACGAAAATTCTGAAATCGAGCAGCATTACAAGTATCGGTGA
- a CDS encoding Rieske 2Fe-2S domain-containing protein: MSEWIKACSMEQVKEGQLFGFVHEDKKLLIANLKGKIHATDLICTHADADLSTGFLSDEGVRCPLHLSVFNLVDGKPQNLPAEIPLNVYNVKIDADEIFVEI; encoded by the coding sequence TTGTCTGAATGGATTAAAGCTTGCAGTATGGAGCAGGTAAAAGAAGGCCAGCTTTTTGGGTTTGTGCATGAGGATAAGAAACTTTTGATAGCTAATCTTAAGGGAAAGATACACGCAACTGACTTGATCTGTACACATGCTGATGCTGACCTGTCCACCGGATTTTTAAGTGATGAAGGTGTCCGATGTCCGTTACATCTATCTGTTTTTAATCTGGTAGATGGGAAGCCTCAAAATCTTCCGGCTGAGATTCCTCTTAATGTATACAATGTTAAAATAGATGCAGACGAAATTTTTGTGGAGATTTAA
- the sufS gene encoding SufS family cysteine desulfurase yields the protein MQSTESLFENIRDDFPILKRIVRDNKPLVYLDNASTTQKPNQVIDSITDYYQNHNANIHRAVYALAEESTEAYEASRDKIANFVNVKNRQEIIFVRGTTEAINLVAYAWGRPHINEGDIIVTTEYEHHSNIVPWQLLTQEKRTKLEYIGMDDNGELVLDDLDKYLATGKVKLVTFSLMSNVLGTITNAEKIIEKCKSAGVLTLIDGAQAVPHMNVDIEKLGCDFFAFSGHKMLGPTGIGILWVRKSVLQTMSPFHGGGDMIREVHKYETTWNDLPYKFEAGTPNIADVIGLGAAVDYLTKIGMDNIRKHEVELTQYAIEKLSEVRGLHIYGTKDISKRGGVISFNFADVHPHDVAQIIDGEGIAVRSGHHCAQVLMERLDVAATSRASFYIYNTKQDIDILVNSLNIVAKVFKL from the coding sequence ATGCAAAGTACAGAATCACTATTTGAAAATATACGCGATGATTTTCCAATTCTAAAAAGGATTGTTCGAGATAACAAACCTCTCGTTTACTTGGATAATGCATCTACAACCCAAAAACCAAATCAAGTAATTGATTCTATTACTGACTATTATCAAAATCACAATGCAAATATTCACAGAGCGGTTTATGCTTTGGCTGAGGAATCTACTGAGGCTTATGAGGCGTCAAGGGACAAGATTGCAAATTTTGTTAACGTAAAAAATCGTCAGGAGATAATCTTCGTAAGGGGTACTACCGAGGCAATTAATTTGGTTGCATACGCATGGGGACGACCTCATATCAATGAAGGTGACATTATCGTGACAACTGAGTATGAGCATCACAGTAACATTGTTCCATGGCAGCTTCTAACTCAAGAGAAACGCACTAAACTAGAGTACATTGGAATGGACGACAATGGCGAGTTGGTTTTAGATGATCTTGACAAATATCTTGCAACTGGAAAAGTCAAGCTCGTAACTTTCAGTTTGATGTCCAACGTACTTGGAACAATCACTAATGCTGAAAAAATCATTGAGAAATGTAAATCTGCGGGCGTTCTTACTTTAATTGACGGTGCTCAGGCAGTTCCTCACATGAATGTGGATATTGAAAAATTAGGATGTGACTTTTTTGCATTTTCTGGACATAAGATGCTGGGACCTACAGGAATTGGTATTTTATGGGTTCGAAAATCTGTACTTCAAACAATGAGTCCATTTCATGGAGGCGGCGACATGATTCGAGAAGTTCACAAATATGAAACAACGTGGAATGATTTGCCCTATAAGTTTGAAGCAGGTACTCCTAATATTGCAGACGTGATAGGACTGGGGGCTGCAGTTGACTATCTTACCAAAATTGGGATGGACAACATACGAAAACATGAAGTTGAGTTGACTCAATATGCAATTGAGAAACTATCTGAAGTCAGAGGACTTCACATCTATGGCACCAAGGATATTTCAAAACGTGGTGGTGTCATATCATTTAATTTTGCAGACGTTCATCCTCATGATGTCGCTCAAATCATTGACGGGGAGGGAATTGCAGTTCGTTCTGGTCATCACTGTGCACAAGTCCTTATGGAACGATTGGATGTTGCTGCAACGTCTAGGGCTAGTTTTTACATCTACAATACCAAACAAGACATTGATATTCTGGTTAATTCATTAAATATTGTGGCAAAGGTGTTCAAGTTATGA
- a CDS encoding Fe-S cluster protein gives MSSNADIYHEMIVDYSRNPINYGEIENHDVTFHDSNPLCGDSIDIDMKIDESKVTDIKFHGKGCAICMACSSVLTEITKGKSIDEARAIEKNDVLGELGLEHLQAVRIKCALLSLKVLKSALYTYMGNNLKDDQNVDKLKEEAENLY, from the coding sequence ATGAGTAGCAATGCGGATATTTATCACGAAATGATCGTTGACTATTCTAGGAATCCTATCAATTACGGTGAAATTGAAAATCATGACGTAACATTTCACGATTCAAATCCTTTGTGTGGGGACAGTATTGACATTGATATGAAAATTGACGAGAGCAAGGTTACTGATATCAAATTTCATGGAAAAGGTTGTGCAATTTGTATGGCATGTTCATCAGTCTTGACCGAAATTACAAAAGGTAAGAGCATTGATGAGGCAAGAGCCATTGAGAAAAATGACGTATTGGGAGAATTGGGTCTTGAACATTTGCAGGCCGTTCGAATAAAGTGTGCCCTACTTTCACTTAAAGTGTTGAAATCTGCTCTCTACACATACATGGGAAACAATCTCAAGGATGATCAAAATGTGGATAAACTAAAAGAAGAGGCAGAAAATCTGTACTAG
- a CDS encoding phosphatase PAP2 family protein, protein MQNWIFNIRSRSFVLLTISFLMITAIVHSGLTENFDQSVVLFFSENVGNPTLNVLVQYVNESGDAFTMLMFGILILIIPKTRRIGITLMILIVISTLLTGYIKCGVDRDRPDFEYGGTPFPLPISQDTYALFCEGGNNASYPSGHAARSMIFAIIFGYALSDRFPRGAYLMLLYPVMVSLSRIYVLQHYPMDVIGGAVIGMMLAGVLAKRTKLYKIFDRSKA, encoded by the coding sequence TTGCAAAATTGGATTTTTAATATTCGTTCACGGTCTTTTGTTTTACTGACAATATCTTTTCTGATGATCACTGCAATTGTTCATTCTGGATTGACAGAAAATTTTGATCAGAGTGTAGTTTTGTTTTTCTCTGAAAATGTCGGAAATCCGACGTTGAATGTTCTTGTGCAATATGTCAATGAATCTGGTGACGCATTTACTATGTTGATGTTTGGAATTTTGATCCTAATTATTCCAAAAACTAGAAGAATTGGAATTACCTTGATGATCTTAATTGTGATTTCCACATTGCTTACTGGGTACATAAAATGTGGTGTTGACCGTGATAGGCCTGATTTTGAATATGGTGGTACGCCATTTCCATTGCCCATTAGTCAAGACACCTATGCGTTATTCTGTGAGGGTGGGAACAATGCATCTTACCCGTCAGGACATGCTGCAAGATCCATGATATTTGCAATAATTTTTGGATATGCGCTGTCTGATAGATTTCCGCGTGGAGCATATCTTATGCTGCTATATCCTGTAATGGTTTCACTAAGTAGGATCTATGTCCTACAGCATTATCCTATGGATGTGATTGGTGGAGCTGTTATTGGAATGATGCTGGCTGGAGTTTTGGCAAAGAGAACCAAACTCTATAAAATATTCGATCGTTCAAAAGCCTAG
- a CDS encoding DNA-binding protein, producing the protein MSEFIPISDAKKMRSGVNVEAEVISKGEPRTVNLKSGGTVDVCDAVISNGDGTEDNQMKLTLWGDDIKAVNVGDKVVISNGYTNEFKGEVSLTKGKFGKMDINP; encoded by the coding sequence ATGTCAGAATTCATACCAATTTCAGACGCAAAAAAAATGCGCAGTGGTGTCAATGTCGAAGCCGAAGTTATAAGTAAAGGAGAACCAAGAACTGTAAATCTCAAAAGCGGAGGAACCGTAGATGTTTGTGATGCAGTGATATCTAACGGCGATGGAACTGAAGACAATCAAATGAAACTCACATTATGGGGTGACGATATCAAAGCAGTCAATGTCGGAGATAAAGTTGTCATATCAAATGGTTACACCAACGAGTTCAAAGGCGAAGTATCATTAACCAAAGGAAAGTTTGGTAAAATGGACATCAATCCTTAA
- a CDS encoding HD domain-containing protein, which yields MQVLDSIKNTVKEMMDNDSAHDFEHIMRVYKNAQKLCKKEKIDEKLVLSAALLHDIVSYPKSDKRSKLSSIQSAKKSELILKKYNFSQDEIKIISDAIRDHSFSQNKTPTTIEGKILQDADRLDALGAMGIARVFTTGGSLRRPFYNINDPFCKTRIPDDKTWTVDHFFQKLLGLESLMNTKSGKMEAKKRTKVLKEFLKQLEREL from the coding sequence ATGCAAGTTCTTGACTCTATAAAAAACACTGTAAAAGAAATGATGGATAATGATTCTGCACATGATTTTGAACATATAATGAGAGTATACAAAAATGCTCAAAAATTATGTAAGAAAGAAAAAATCGATGAAAAATTGGTTCTTAGCGCTGCATTGCTACATGATATCGTTTCTTATCCAAAATCTGACAAGCGTTCTAAATTATCTTCTATTCAAAGTGCAAAAAAGTCAGAACTAATTTTAAAAAAATACAATTTTTCTCAAGATGAAATTAAAATAATTTCAGATGCTATACGTGATCATAGTTTTTCACAAAATAAGACTCCTACAACCATTGAAGGAAAAATTCTTCAAGATGCTGACCGATTGGATGCACTTGGAGCGATGGGGATTGCAAGAGTTTTTACTACAGGCGGTTCACTCCGGCGACCCTTTTACAACATTAATGATCCTTTTTGCAAAACAAGAATCCCTGATGATAAGACATGGACTGTTGATCATTTTTTTCAAAAACTACTCGGTTTGGAATCTTTGATGAATACAAAGTCTGGCAAAATGGAGGCAAAAAAAAGAACCAAAGTGCTTAAGGAGTTTCTAAAACAACTGGAACGGGAACTTTAG
- the hemB gene encoding porphobilinogen synthase, with protein MSFPTRRLRRLRISNKMRELVQETTLSPKDFICPVFVQEGLKEKVQVQSMSEIERLPLSDVNDEVEKIIDLGIPAIMLFGIPTQKDEVGSSAFDDSGIVQKAISQIREKFGDKIVIMADVCLCQFTSTGHCGIIQGNKIDNDISLETLVKIAISQAKAGVDTVSPSAMMDGQVSAIRKALDDAGFTDVSIMSHSAKHRSNFYSPFRDAAECAPKFGNRKTYQVPYTNAREAMMEVETDIEEGVDIVMIKPALSYLDLIAEIRRKFNVPVSAYSVSGEYALVKAASQLGYVNEKDITLEILHSIKRAGADMIVTYFAKSASKFLQES; from the coding sequence ATGTCATTTCCAACTAGGCGTCTTCGTCGACTAAGAATATCAAATAAAATGAGAGAGCTGGTTCAAGAAACAACCCTGTCTCCAAAAGATTTCATTTGTCCAGTATTTGTTCAAGAGGGATTGAAAGAAAAAGTTCAGGTGCAATCAATGTCAGAAATTGAAAGATTGCCATTGAGTGATGTGAATGACGAGGTTGAAAAAATCATTGATTTAGGAATTCCCGCAATCATGCTTTTTGGAATTCCAACCCAAAAAGATGAGGTAGGCAGTTCAGCATTTGATGATAGTGGAATTGTACAAAAAGCAATCTCACAGATCAGAGAAAAATTCGGAGATAAAATAGTAATAATGGCCGATGTCTGCCTATGTCAGTTTACATCCACAGGGCATTGTGGAATAATTCAGGGAAACAAAATTGATAACGACATTAGCTTGGAAACCCTTGTTAAAATTGCAATCAGTCAAGCTAAAGCTGGAGTAGATACGGTATCGCCATCAGCGATGATGGATGGTCAGGTATCTGCAATAAGAAAAGCATTAGATGACGCAGGATTTACAGATGTATCCATAATGTCACATTCTGCCAAGCATCGTTCAAACTTTTACTCTCCATTTAGAGATGCTGCTGAATGTGCACCAAAATTTGGAAACAGAAAAACATACCAAGTTCCATACACCAATGCGAGAGAAGCAATGATGGAAGTAGAAACAGATATCGAAGAGGGTGTAGATATTGTGATGATAAAACCAGCACTGTCATATTTGGATTTAATTGCAGAGATTAGGAGGAAATTCAACGTTCCAGTTTCAGCATATAGTGTATCTGGAGAATATGCATTAGTAAAAGCTGCATCCCAGCTTGGATATGTAAATGAAAAAGACATCACCCTAGAAATTCTACATTCCATTAAAAGAGCAGGAGCAGATATGATTGTGACATATTTTGCAAAATCAGCTTCAAAATTCCTACAAGAGTCATGA
- the hemA gene encoding glutamyl-tRNA reductase — protein MNQNIINARVTFRNSPIHILEQFTIKDIKSAYEQFKKSSGLDECVIIQTCNRIELFGKSKTRDSNKIKKTWATITGLEKEAFDENIEFVENQEAFHHLLKLTSGLDSMVLGEEQILGQIKNSITSAREVKASGQHLNTLFDKAIRIGTRIRNSSGIGAGGISVGSMAVKLAEENIDELKTKKVLLIGTGEVSTLVAKSLQRRGYGFDVTSRTIGRSETFCETMGGNAIKFEEILSGFNNYDVIFVATTAPYFLVTNERIVEAMKNKNKGMMILDLSNPRTVDEKVATIGGVKLMNLDQIAEMVEKNMNARLNKVKIVENIINEEVSVLEASMKRLDAEPLVKDVFKNIESLREKELQKALQMLDEKDERKIRIIDELTKAVVESIVSTPMNNIRKASEQGDPDMAELAGRLFDYKKQNQAD, from the coding sequence ATGAATCAAAATATCATCAATGCACGTGTTACTTTTCGTAACTCTCCAATTCACATTCTAGAACAATTTACGATAAAGGACATCAAAAGTGCATATGAGCAATTCAAAAAGAGTTCAGGATTAGATGAATGTGTGATTATTCAAACATGTAACAGAATAGAACTATTTGGTAAATCCAAAACACGTGATTCAAACAAAATAAAAAAGACATGGGCGACAATCACAGGGCTTGAAAAAGAAGCATTTGATGAAAATATAGAATTTGTAGAAAATCAAGAAGCATTTCATCATTTGTTGAAACTAACATCAGGCTTAGATTCAATGGTGTTAGGAGAGGAACAGATTCTAGGACAAATAAAAAACTCCATCACATCTGCCAGAGAAGTAAAAGCGTCAGGACAACATCTCAACACATTATTTGATAAAGCAATCAGAATTGGAACTAGGATTAGAAATTCAAGTGGAATAGGTGCAGGCGGAATTTCAGTAGGATCTATGGCAGTAAAACTTGCAGAAGAAAACATTGATGAATTAAAAACAAAGAAAGTGTTGCTTATCGGAACAGGTGAGGTGTCCACCCTAGTTGCAAAATCATTACAAAGAAGAGGGTACGGGTTTGATGTAACAAGTAGAACAATCGGAAGATCAGAAACATTTTGTGAAACAATGGGAGGTAACGCTATTAAATTTGAAGAAATCCTTTCAGGATTTAACAACTATGATGTAATTTTTGTGGCAACAACTGCACCGTACTTTCTTGTCACAAATGAAAGAATTGTGGAAGCCATGAAGAATAAGAACAAAGGAATGATGATCTTAGATTTGTCAAATCCAAGAACAGTGGATGAAAAAGTTGCAACCATAGGAGGTGTTAAACTAATGAATCTTGATCAGATTGCAGAGATGGTGGAAAAGAACATGAACGCACGATTAAACAAGGTAAAAATCGTCGAAAATATAATTAACGAGGAAGTTTCTGTATTAGAAGCCTCAATGAAAAGACTAGATGCAGAACCACTAGTAAAGGACGTATTCAAAAACATAGAAAGCCTTAGAGAAAAAGAACTGCAAAAAGCACTTCAAATGCTGGATGAAAAAGATGAGCGAAAAATAAGGATTATCGATGAATTGACAAAAGCTGTGGTTGAGAGTATTGTATCCACCCCCATGAATAACATCAGAAAAGCATCCGAGCAAGGTGATCCAGACATGGCAGAGTTAGCAGGTAGGCTGTTTGACTATAAAAAACAGAATCAAGCAGACTAG
- a CDS encoding bifunctional precorrin-2 dehydrogenase/sirohydrochlorin ferrochelatase, which yields MIVDLNLQNKKIIIVGGGNEAQKRINSLLKQKCDITIITDSINSQITKLTKTKKIKVIKQKITDTKFIIKLKPDLIITTTNDRNMNQKIINTSKKKGITVYSSDNPEDSDFSNPAIIDIENIIQIAIFTSGKSPAMSKKLKDRSEKLFKKIITKEDIAQIKIQKIARKIAKDTIPTQEQRKTYLHSVINDNEIDQLIKDGQIKEAEKRAITILRNWK from the coding sequence ATGATAGTTGATCTAAATCTCCAAAATAAAAAAATCATCATTGTAGGAGGAGGAAATGAGGCACAAAAGAGAATCAATTCATTACTCAAACAAAAATGTGACATCACCATAATCACAGATTCAATAAATTCACAGATAACCAAACTAACAAAAACTAAAAAAATCAAAGTGATAAAACAAAAAATTACAGATACAAAATTCATTATAAAATTAAAACCTGATTTGATCATCACAACTACAAATGATAGAAACATGAATCAGAAAATTATAAACACTTCAAAAAAGAAAGGCATTACAGTATACAGCTCAGACAATCCCGAAGATAGTGACTTTTCCAATCCTGCAATCATAGATATTGAAAATATTATACAAATTGCAATTTTTACAAGTGGTAAAAGTCCAGCAATGTCAAAAAAACTCAAAGACAGATCAGAGAAACTATTCAAGAAAATCATCACTAAAGAAGATATTGCTCAAATAAAAATTCAAAAAATTGCAAGGAAGATAGCTAAAGACACCATACCAACTCAAGAACAAAGAAAAACATATCTTCACAGCGTCATTAATGATAACGAGATTGATCAGTTAATAAAAGACGGTCAGATAAAAGAGGCTGAAAAGCGAGCTATTACAATATTGAGGAATTGGAAATGA
- a CDS encoding Lrp/AsnC family transcriptional regulator, giving the protein MDESDKELLNEIQWTFPLVTRPFDAIAKKFNTTPETIKGRLNELKKIGVLRQLSAIFDTRKLGYTSSLVAMEIESDKLDYVASQINRHPGVSHNYERDHQFNLWFTLAVPPGADLKVELEKFNVLKGIKKVRMLPTLQLFKIGVKLDLVDDKKHDIAPSEEKKEIKNIEFIPTEEDKDFIRELQKDMDIVDEPFVLAAKNLGMSENELFEKLKHYEDIGVMRRFAAILRHRQVGFTANGMIVWKVPEDRIKQVGETLGSFPQVSHCYERPTYADWPYNVFSMIHCKTHDEAYEVAKTIQGQINVDEYSILFSSREFKKTRVEYFVENSFSLEETLSAS; this is encoded by the coding sequence ATGGATGAATCTGACAAAGAACTTCTAAATGAGATTCAATGGACTTTTCCTTTGGTAACAAGACCTTTTGATGCAATTGCTAAAAAATTCAATACTACTCCTGAAACTATCAAGGGACGACTAAACGAGTTAAAAAAAATTGGTGTTCTAAGACAACTAAGTGCAATTTTTGATACTAGAAAACTGGGATATACTAGTTCTCTGGTTGCCATGGAAATTGAATCTGATAAATTAGATTATGTTGCAAGTCAAATTAATCGTCATCCTGGCGTAAGTCACAATTATGAGCGAGATCACCAATTCAACCTTTGGTTTACTTTAGCTGTTCCTCCTGGTGCTGATTTGAAGGTAGAGCTTGAAAAATTTAATGTCTTAAAGGGAATTAAAAAAGTAAGAATGCTTCCAACATTACAATTATTCAAAATTGGTGTTAAACTTGACCTGGTAGATGACAAGAAGCACGATATTGCTCCCAGTGAGGAGAAAAAAGAAATTAAGAATATTGAATTCATTCCTACTGAAGAAGACAAAGATTTTATCCGTGAATTACAAAAAGACATGGATATTGTTGATGAACCTTTTGTCCTTGCAGCAAAGAATCTTGGAATGTCTGAAAATGAATTATTTGAAAAATTGAAACACTATGAAGATATTGGAGTCATGCGAAGATTTGCTGCTATCTTGCGACATCGACAAGTTGGATTTACTGCAAATGGTATGATTGTATGGAAAGTTCCAGAAGATCGAATTAAACAAGTTGGGGAAACATTGGGCTCATTTCCACAGGTAAGTCATTGTTATGAGAGACCTACATACGCTGATTGGCCTTACAATGTTTTTTCCATGATTCATTGTAAAACTCATGATGAGGCATATGAAGTGGCAAAAACAATCCAAGGACAAATTAATGTGGACGAATACAGTATTCTTTTCAGTTCTCGTGAATTCAAAAAAACACGTGTCGAATACTTTGTAGAGAATTCATTTAGTTTGGAAGAAACGCTTTCAGCCTCTTAG